In Deinococcus radiophilus, a single genomic region encodes these proteins:
- a CDS encoding cobyrinate a,c-diamide synthase, with protein sequence MSAELGPGEQRHGFVLAAASSDSGKTTVAALLCLALRARGLSVQPFKLGPDYLDPTHLSRAAGRPARNLDSFLLSRERTVELFARAAGSAQVSVVEGVMGLYDGRDPTSDEHSSADLARLLGLPVVLVLDAGGMARTAAAVAAGLRDFGAGINVAGVILNRVGGAGHAALCAQALAEVGLPTLGFVARQESLTLPGRHLGLIAAEQAGWDEAAALQATQGLDLDALLACTAMAAPSGESLHFPTPVARIGYALDEAFSFYYPDALDELRLQGAELIPFSPLRDAGLPDGLGGVIFGGGYPEAHAAQLAANASMRSAVRDFAASGRPVVAECGGLMYLGRSLLDLAGERHEMCGAVPVDTQMQPRLSLGYREAEALTDSPLVPAGTQVRGHEFHYSQPLTPSPCPAYRWTLPGGTEVTEGYASGQVLASYLHLHYGAAPEVARRLVQACR encoded by the coding sequence TTGAGCGCTGAGCTGGGACCGGGGGAGCAGCGGCACGGCTTTGTGCTGGCGGCCGCGTCGTCGGACAGCGGCAAAACCACCGTCGCGGCGCTGCTGTGTCTGGCGCTGCGGGCGCGGGGACTGAGCGTGCAGCCGTTCAAGCTGGGGCCGGACTACCTGGACCCAACCCACCTGAGCCGTGCGGCGGGGCGGCCGGCGCGCAACCTGGACAGTTTCTTGCTGTCCCGGGAGCGCACCGTAGAGCTGTTTGCGCGGGCGGCCGGGAGCGCCCAGGTCAGCGTGGTAGAAGGTGTGATGGGCCTGTACGATGGCCGCGATCCTACGTCCGACGAGCATTCCAGCGCCGATCTGGCGCGGCTGCTGGGGTTGCCGGTGGTGCTGGTGCTGGACGCCGGCGGCATGGCCCGTACGGCGGCGGCGGTGGCGGCGGGCCTGCGCGACTTCGGGGCCGGGATAAACGTGGCGGGCGTGATTCTGAACCGGGTCGGCGGAGCCGGGCATGCAGCCCTGTGTGCCCAGGCGCTGGCCGAAGTGGGGCTGCCCACGCTGGGCTTTGTGGCGCGCCAGGAGAGCCTGACCTTGCCCGGACGTCACCTGGGCCTGATCGCCGCCGAGCAGGCCGGGTGGGACGAGGCGGCGGCGCTGCAAGCCACACAGGGCCTGGACTTGGACGCGCTGCTGGCCTGCACGGCCATGGCCGCACCGAGCGGGGAGTCGCTGCACTTTCCGACCCCGGTAGCCCGGATCGGCTACGCGCTGGACGAAGCCTTTTCGTTCTACTATCCCGACGCACTGGATGAACTGCGGCTGCAGGGGGCCGAACTGATTCCTTTTAGCCCCCTGCGTGATGCCGGGCTGCCGGACGGTCTGGGCGGCGTAATCTTCGGCGGGGGCTACCCGGAAGCGCACGCGGCGCAGTTGGCGGCCAACGCTTCCATGCGGTCTGCGGTCCGCGACTTTGCCGCGTCGGGCCGCCCGGTGGTGGCCGAGTGCGGCGGGCTGATGTACCTGGGCCGCAGCCTGCTGGATCTGGCGGGCGAGCGCCATGAGATGTGCGGCGCTGTGCCGGTGGACACGCAGATGCAGCCGCGCCTGAGCCTGGGCTACCGCGAGGCCGAGGCCCTGACCGATTCGCCGCTGGTCCCGGCGGGTACCCAGGTGCGCGGGCACGAGTTCCACTACTCGCAGCCGCTTACGCCGTCACCCTGCCCGGCCTACCGCTGGACCCTGCCTGGCGGCACCGAAGTAACCGAAGGCTACGCCAGCGGTCAGGTGCTCGCCAGCTACCTGCACCTGCACTACGGCGCTGCACCGGAAGTGGCCCGCCGCTTGGTCCAAGCTTGCCGCTAG
- the cobO gene encoding cob(I)yrinic acid a,c-diamide adenosyltransferase, producing MAELTEARDNYSRPEGYSKGRRGLLIVNTGNGKGKTTAALGLMMRAHGRGLRVRMFQFLKHDTAKFGEHRTLDALGIPCEGLGDGWTWRSKDLENSAALAAEGWRLARAAIEGGEYDLIVLDEFTYPLKFGWVAWPEVEAVLRARHPDLHMIITGRDALPELVALADTVSEIQPVKHAYEAGIGGQKGIEY from the coding sequence ATGGCCGAGCTGACCGAGGCGCGCGACAATTACAGCCGCCCGGAAGGGTACAGCAAGGGCCGCCGGGGCCTCCTCATCGTGAATACCGGGAACGGCAAAGGCAAGACCACGGCCGCCCTGGGCCTGATGATGCGGGCGCACGGGCGCGGCCTGCGGGTGCGGATGTTTCAGTTTCTCAAGCACGACACGGCCAAATTTGGCGAACACCGCACCCTAGACGCGCTGGGGATTCCCTGCGAGGGCCTGGGCGACGGCTGGACCTGGCGCTCCAAGGACCTGGAAAATAGCGCTGCCCTGGCCGCCGAAGGCTGGCGGCTGGCCCGCGCGGCCATTGAGGGCGGGGAATACGACCTGATCGTGCTGGACGAGTTTACCTATCCGCTCAAGTTCGGCTGGGTGGCCTGGCCAGAGGTCGAAGCGGTGCTGCGCGCGCGGCATCCGGACCTGCATATGATCATCACGGGCCGGGACGCCCTCCCTGAGCTGGTGGCCTTGGCCGACACGGTAAGCGAGATTCAGCCGGTCAAGCACGCGTATGAGGCAGGCATCGGCGGGCAAAAGGGCATCGAATATTGA
- a CDS encoding ABC transporter substrate-binding protein, with product MLRAHLPFAAALTVTLLGSAGATSYPLTVTDDLGRRVTLKKEPKRIIAMLPSHTETLFAIGAGGKLVGIDEYSNYPKETAGITKVGSGYQPDIEKIVALKPDLVLADESASSRLTARLEAAGLTVYGGTAQTYNEVFEKIVVLGRLTNREAGATNLVVKMRRELKDLERTVVNRPKVSTYYEIDPSPYSVGPNSFIGALISRAGGRTIVPASLGDFPKLDPELIVRANPQVMIGPALNDARRRPGWSNLQAVRSGRVHVLTSEERDALSRPGPRLPQALRTLIRIIHPQALR from the coding sequence ATGCTCAGAGCCCACCTACCATTTGCCGCCGCCTTGACCGTGACCCTGCTGGGCAGTGCCGGGGCCACCAGCTACCCGCTTACCGTGACCGACGACCTGGGCCGCCGCGTCACGCTGAAAAAGGAGCCCAAGCGCATCATTGCCATGTTGCCTTCTCATACCGAAACCCTGTTTGCTATCGGAGCCGGAGGCAAGCTGGTTGGCATTGACGAGTATTCCAACTACCCCAAAGAAACCGCCGGGATCACCAAGGTGGGCAGTGGCTACCAACCGGACATCGAAAAAATCGTGGCCCTCAAGCCCGATCTGGTGCTGGCCGACGAATCCGCCTCCTCACGCCTGACGGCCCGCCTGGAGGCGGCTGGCCTCACGGTTTATGGCGGGACTGCTCAGACCTACAACGAGGTATTCGAGAAGATCGTGGTGCTGGGCCGCCTGACCAACCGTGAGGCGGGCGCCACCAATCTGGTGGTCAAGATGCGCCGCGAGCTAAAAGACCTGGAACGCACGGTGGTGAACCGGCCCAAGGTGAGCACCTATTACGAGATTGACCCCAGCCCATACTCGGTGGGGCCGAACTCGTTTATCGGGGCGCTGATCAGCCGGGCCGGGGGACGGACCATCGTGCCGGCCTCCCTGGGCGACTTTCCCAAGCTAGACCCGGAACTGATTGTGCGCGCCAACCCGCAGGTCATGATTGGCCCGGCGCTGAACGACGCCCGCCGCCGTCCCGGATGGAGCAACTTGCAGGCCGTGCGTTCCGGGCGGGTACATGTCCTTACGTCCGAGGAACGTGACGCCCTCTCGCGCCCTGGCCCCCGTCTGCCACAGGCGTTGCGGACGCTGATCCGGATCATTCACCCGCAGGCCCTGCGCTGA
- a CDS encoding replication initiator protein A gives MTGNESIQKERRDERNVARLGIISIQSRIDEQASNWQAEFSIEGRPYRVECAAPYGRPHGVDTDIILAIQTLFFRSGCPTHNWLHTTAYELRSVSGLADNGRTYQRLKDSLKRLWGTGFVVGEGWYDGAKQRQMWSSDTLRYIERIKFHEVDGAPEDLPGLEPNSTLSIRLGEQLANSLRARQVQVLDGELLIQLEQPPARALYRLLEAHRIGEDGERRMELEVNLPDWRHACGIQSDRPEIIRRALTPAHDELKAIHYLEDVEIEGRGQKQTFKYHFAVDNAPDPALIELLLGTGFTRSRAAELAGQYPDRIEQAVAFVRERQQAGKVKNPAGLVMDFLRHQDKYPATDLPPGVPDADTRAIRAIQAIQIAEAQAEQEARREREELARLSPADQFSRLKSTFKLMLKPLGKDALVLFEKKCSAGELVPVEVREQASTAMAEARFQEFLEGLGKQLRE, from the coding sequence ATGACAGGGAACGAATCCATCCAGAAGGAACGGCGCGACGAACGGAACGTCGCCCGACTGGGTATCATCAGCATCCAGTCGCGGATTGACGAGCAAGCCAGCAACTGGCAGGCTGAATTCAGCATTGAAGGCCGTCCTTACCGAGTGGAGTGTGCTGCGCCTTATGGCCGCCCCCATGGGGTGGATACCGACATTATCCTGGCCATCCAGACCCTGTTTTTCCGCTCAGGCTGCCCAACTCATAACTGGCTGCACACCACCGCTTACGAGCTGCGGAGCGTCTCTGGTCTGGCCGACAATGGCCGCACTTATCAGCGGCTTAAGGACAGCCTCAAGCGGCTATGGGGAACCGGCTTTGTGGTTGGTGAGGGCTGGTATGACGGTGCCAAGCAGCGCCAGATGTGGAGTTCTGACACCCTGCGCTACATCGAGCGGATCAAGTTCCATGAAGTGGACGGCGCGCCTGAGGACTTGCCGGGCCTGGAGCCGAATTCCACCCTCAGCATCCGGCTGGGCGAGCAACTGGCCAACAGCTTGCGGGCCCGGCAGGTGCAGGTCCTGGACGGTGAGTTGCTGATTCAGCTGGAGCAGCCCCCGGCCAGGGCGCTGTACCGCCTGCTGGAAGCCCACCGCATCGGCGAGGATGGTGAACGGCGAATGGAGCTGGAGGTCAATCTGCCGGACTGGCGGCATGCCTGCGGCATCCAATCAGACCGTCCTGAAATCATCCGCCGGGCGCTGACCCCGGCCCACGATGAACTCAAGGCCATTCATTACCTCGAAGATGTCGAGATTGAGGGGCGTGGGCAAAAGCAGACTTTCAAGTATCACTTTGCAGTGGACAATGCGCCGGACCCGGCGCTGATAGAGCTGCTGCTGGGCACGGGCTTTACCCGCAGCCGCGCCGCCGAGCTGGCTGGGCAGTATCCGGACCGCATCGAGCAGGCGGTGGCCTTTGTCCGCGAGCGGCAACAGGCTGGCAAGGTCAAAAATCCAGCAGGCCTGGTTATGGATTTTCTGCGGCATCAGGACAAATATCCAGCCACGGATTTGCCCCCAGGTGTCCCGGACGCTGACACACGGGCCATCCGCGCCATTCAGGCCATTCAGATCGCCGAGGCCCAGGCCGAGCAAGAAGCCCGGCGTGAACGCGAAGAACTGGCACGGCTCTCCCCTGCCGATCAGTTCTCACGGCTGAAATCCACCTTTAAACTGATGCTCAAGCCGCTTGGCAAAGACGCTCTGGTGCTTTTTGAGAAGAAATGTTCGGCGGGTGAGCTGGTTCCTGTCGAGGTCCGTGAGCAGGCGTCCACAGCAATGGCTGAGGCCCGTTTTCAGGAGTTCCTGGAGGGGCTTGGGAAGCAGCTGCGGGAGTGA
- a CDS encoding phytase, which produces MLKYTALPALCLLLGACRPTQAQPEVPVIQAVSQTPSVAAPADSDDPAIWVDEMDPSRSFVIATRKEGGLTSFTLTGETLQDDNPGKVRYNNVDLVRGFNLGGQTVDLAVASERLSDRVAAFVIDPQIRQFREVTSPASSMLFTPIGEQSDGKRKAYGLAAYRTAAGQDRVLVTRNGYPTVGEFELFDDGQGVSLRPVAQYAFPAQSEGLEVEDPQFEGMVVDTTSGYAVLGQEQVGIWRLKLGTLQATLLDRVAPAGERLTADVEGLTIVRGKGTSGFLLVSSQGSNRYSVYDRLGERYYGSFQISLGDDLVTDSDGADVVTTNLGGRFAEGLLVVQDGDAGGQEDVTNFKLVSWGEVARALNLPPL; this is translated from the coding sequence ATGCTGAAATACACCGCTCTTCCGGCGCTCTGCTTGCTTCTGGGCGCCTGCAGGCCGACCCAGGCTCAGCCTGAGGTACCGGTGATCCAGGCGGTCAGTCAGACCCCAAGCGTGGCTGCTCCTGCCGATTCGGACGATCCAGCCATCTGGGTGGATGAGATGGACCCTTCGCGCAGTTTTGTGATTGCCACCCGCAAGGAGGGCGGTCTGACCAGTTTCACCCTGACTGGCGAAACCCTGCAGGACGACAACCCCGGCAAGGTCCGTTACAACAATGTAGATCTGGTGCGTGGATTCAATCTGGGTGGTCAGACGGTGGACTTGGCGGTGGCCAGTGAGCGGCTTTCGGACCGCGTGGCCGCATTCGTGATTGATCCCCAGATCCGTCAGTTCCGCGAGGTCACCAGTCCGGCAAGCTCCATGCTCTTTACGCCTATAGGTGAACAGAGCGATGGCAAGCGAAAAGCCTACGGCCTAGCGGCGTACCGCACTGCGGCAGGCCAGGACCGCGTGTTGGTGACCCGCAATGGCTACCCAACTGTTGGGGAATTTGAGCTGTTTGATGATGGCCAGGGCGTCAGCCTACGGCCAGTGGCTCAGTATGCGTTCCCGGCACAGTCCGAGGGGCTGGAAGTAGAAGACCCGCAGTTCGAAGGCATGGTGGTTGACACGACCAGTGGCTACGCTGTCCTGGGACAGGAGCAGGTGGGGATCTGGCGTCTTAAGCTGGGCACCCTTCAGGCCACCCTGCTGGACCGCGTGGCACCTGCCGGTGAACGTCTGACGGCGGATGTTGAGGGCCTGACCATCGTACGGGGTAAGGGGACATCCGGCTTTCTGCTGGTCAGCAGTCAGGGCAGCAACCGCTACTCTGTGTATGACCGCTTGGGGGAGCGTTATTATGGCTCCTTTCAGATCAGTTTGGGAGACGATCTGGTCACTGACAGTGACGGAGCAGATGTAGTCACCACCAATCTGGGGGGCCGCTTTGCAGAAGGCCTCTTGGTGGTACAAGACGGCGATGCAGGGGGACAGGAGGACGTGACCAACTTCAAGCTGG